The following proteins are encoded in a genomic region of Anaerolineae bacterium:
- a CDS encoding Transcriptional regulator, MarR family encodes MIESHPLSPRLQQFIGLLLRIVMQNHYRFVKQNGLTLPQMMILYHIQRVGACTVSDVGEEFGISSAAASQMLDRLVQQGFLTRQEHPQDRRVKQNSLTEAGKQIIEASMNAHQSLVAEWVKRIDANTQWQLLPLLDRLIEILQGWFNSSAFCDE; translated from the coding sequence ATGATCGAATCTCACCCGCTTTCACCTCGTTTGCAGCAGTTCATTGGCTTGCTTTTACGCATTGTTATGCAAAATCATTATCGTTTTGTCAAACAAAACGGACTTACCCTGCCGCAAATGATGATCCTGTACCACATTCAACGCGTGGGAGCCTGCACGGTTTCGGATGTGGGAGAAGAATTTGGGATCAGCAGCGCAGCAGCCAGTCAGATGTTGGATCGGCTGGTGCAGCAGGGGTTTCTCACCCGTCAAGAACACCCGCAAGATCGGCGCGTCAAACAGAACTCCCTAACCGAAGCGGGTAAGCAAATCATCGAGGCAAGCATGAACGCTCACCAGAGTCTGGTGGCAGAATGGGTGAAACGTATTGACGCCAATACGCAATGGCAATTGCTGCCACTGTTGGATAGGCTGATAGAAATTCTCCAGGGATGGTTTAACTCCAGCGCGTTTTGTGATGAATAA
- a CDS encoding thiamine ABC transporter, substrate-binding component, which produces MIQKTYFSLEKWAVILLGISLLATACSTPTATPTPTENPLLTVMTHDSFAATETVIAAFETEHQVKVQFLKAGDVGSALNKAILAKGNPLADVFYGVDNTFFSRAIAEDLFEPYASPLLTEIPTTFRLDAQNRLLPVDYGDVCLNYDRNFFTEKGIQPPQNLDDLIKPEYKSLLVVQNPALSSPGLAFLLTTIGVYGTDGYLDYWKKLVENDVKVVNDWESAYYSEFSVHGGTRPIVVSYSSSPPAEVIFAETPIDEPPTGVVTEGRSCFRQIEFVGILKGAKNRPMAEKWVDFMLSKTFQEDMPLQMFVFPVNPNAQLPDEFTRFVVIPSETAQVDPQAIEQNREAWIQAWSEAVLR; this is translated from the coding sequence ATGATCCAAAAAACTTACTTCTCTTTGGAAAAATGGGCAGTGATCTTACTTGGGATAAGCTTACTGGCTACAGCTTGTTCGACGCCTACCGCTACACCAACACCTACTGAAAATCCCCTACTGACGGTGATGACTCACGACTCGTTTGCCGCGACCGAAACGGTGATTGCTGCCTTCGAGACGGAGCATCAGGTCAAAGTCCAGTTTCTCAAAGCCGGCGATGTAGGTAGTGCGCTGAACAAAGCCATTCTGGCAAAGGGCAATCCCCTTGCCGATGTCTTTTACGGCGTTGATAACACCTTTTTTAGCCGTGCCATAGCAGAAGACCTCTTTGAGCCATACGCCTCGCCTCTGCTCACGGAGATCCCAACCACGTTCCGGTTGGATGCTCAAAATCGACTGTTGCCGGTGGATTACGGCGATGTCTGTCTCAATTATGACCGCAATTTCTTTACCGAGAAAGGCATCCAACCGCCGCAAAATCTAGACGATTTGATCAAACCGGAGTATAAAAGCCTGCTGGTGGTGCAAAATCCTGCTCTTTCTTCGCCGGGTTTAGCCTTCTTATTGACGACCATTGGCGTTTATGGCACAGATGGCTATCTGGACTACTGGAAAAAACTGGTTGAAAACGATGTCAAGGTTGTCAACGACTGGGAAAGCGCGTATTACAGCGAATTTAGTGTGCATGGTGGCACACGCCCGATTGTGGTTTCCTATAGCTCAAGCCCACCAGCAGAAGTGATCTTTGCCGAAACGCCTATTGACGAGCCTCCGACCGGTGTGGTGACCGAGGGGCGCTCTTGCTTCCGTCAGATAGAATTTGTGGGAATCCTGAAGGGAGCGAAGAACCGACCGATGGCAGAAAAATGGGTAGATTTTATGCTCAGCAAAACCTTTCAGGAAGATATGCCCTTGCAAATGTTCGTCTTTCCAGTTAACCCTAATGCCCAACTGCCGGATGAATTCACGCGCTTTGTGGTCATCCCCTCCGAAACAGCCCAGGTTGATCCTCAAGCCATCGAACAGAATCGCGAAGCCTGGATTCAAGCCTGGAGCGAGGCTGTTCTGCGATGA
- a CDS encoding Putrescine transport ATP-binding protein PotG, with protein sequence MNEDPMDALTLQNVSKTIENQPIVENISFGVASGEIVALLGPSGCGKSTTLSLIAGLIDPDQGEIYWKGHSLKGIPPHQRNFGLMFQDLALFPHLNVFENIAFGLRMRRLTSSKIQQRVKEVLELVNLQGFEGRDVASLSGGEMQRVALARALAPQPQLLMLDEPLASLDRTLKDRLALELRQILRQMNQTAIYVTHDQEEAFSVADRIILMKAGKIEQIGSPYEIYQQPATPFVAQFLGMKNLIEAEIISEAGQSWLSLPWGKIQYPSQMRGKGIALIRPEGAKVDGMEGIKLRGQVIQKVFRGDHCLIELQSGSERLSFSLPCSMAIPKEGETLTVSIPAESILFFGKQSSS encoded by the coding sequence GTGAACGAAGACCCTATGGATGCTTTAACCTTACAGAACGTCAGCAAAACGATCGAAAATCAGCCAATTGTGGAAAATATTTCCTTTGGAGTTGCCTCGGGGGAAATTGTTGCTTTATTAGGTCCGAGCGGTTGTGGAAAATCCACCACCCTATCCCTGATCGCTGGCTTGATAGACCCCGATCAGGGCGAAATTTATTGGAAAGGACACTCCTTAAAAGGGATTCCTCCTCACCAGCGTAATTTTGGATTGATGTTTCAAGATCTGGCGCTGTTTCCTCATTTGAACGTATTTGAAAACATTGCCTTCGGCTTGCGCATGCGCAGGTTAACCTCCTCCAAAATCCAGCAACGAGTTAAAGAAGTGTTGGAATTGGTCAATCTACAGGGTTTTGAAGGACGCGATGTTGCCAGTTTGTCAGGAGGGGAAATGCAACGGGTAGCTTTAGCACGTGCTTTAGCCCCTCAGCCACAGCTATTGATGCTAGACGAACCACTGGCATCTCTGGATCGCACCTTGAAAGATCGTCTGGCGCTGGAGTTGAGACAGATCCTTCGTCAGATGAATCAAACCGCTATTTATGTCACCCATGACCAGGAGGAAGCGTTTTCGGTAGCTGACCGGATTATCTTGATGAAAGCAGGAAAAATTGAACAGATTGGATCTCCTTATGAGATCTATCAACAACCTGCTACTCCCTTCGTCGCTCAATTCTTAGGGATGAAAAATCTGATTGAAGCAGAGATCATTTCCGAAGCTGGTCAGAGTTGGTTGAGCCTTCCTTGGGGAAAAATCCAATATCCGAGCCAGATGAGAGGCAAAGGGATAGCCTTGATTCGACCGGAGGGAGCAAAGGTTGATGGAATGGAAGGAATAAAACTGCGTGGTCAGGTCATCCAAAAGGTTTTCCGCGGTGACCATTGTCTGATTGAATTGCAAAGTGGTTCAGAGCGCTTATCGTTTTCGCTTCCTTGCTCAATGGCGATCCCCAAAGAGGGTGAAACGCTTACAGTATCCATCCCTGCTGAGTCGATCCTGTTTTTTGGCAAGCAATCTTCGTCCTAG
- a CDS encoding thiamine pyrophosphokinase encodes MRAVIFANGVFHPSRWAGEWLAGSHLHIAADGGLRLCHQLNLLPDILVGDFDSLTEQEVQQMQAQGVRVLRYPARKDETDLELALQAACEQAVDEIIVLGGLGARWDQTLANLLLPAYRRFRHVPMVFVDGQHEIFALNAPPARRLTLRGRIGDTLSLIPIGGDVRGVTVQGAEYPLEREELHFGATRGLSNVFLEETVLLEIDEGSLLAVVIHTSEPER; translated from the coding sequence TTGCGTGCGGTTATCTTTGCCAACGGTGTATTTCATCCTTCTCGCTGGGCTGGCGAATGGCTTGCCGGCTCGCATCTGCACATCGCAGCCGATGGTGGCTTGCGCTTATGTCACCAACTCAACCTTCTGCCTGACATCCTGGTAGGAGATTTCGACTCGCTCACCGAGCAGGAAGTGCAGCAGATGCAGGCACAAGGGGTACGGGTACTGCGCTATCCTGCCCGAAAAGACGAGACAGACCTTGAACTGGCATTGCAGGCTGCCTGCGAGCAGGCAGTTGACGAGATCATTGTCCTGGGAGGATTAGGAGCGCGTTGGGATCAAACCCTTGCCAATTTGCTCTTGCCAGCTTATCGCCGCTTTCGTCATGTTCCTATGGTGTTTGTGGATGGACAGCACGAAATTTTTGCGCTCAATGCTCCACCTGCCCGCCGACTCACGTTGAGGGGCAGAATCGGAGACACGCTCTCGTTGATTCCGATCGGAGGTGATGTGCGAGGAGTGACCGTGCAGGGAGCAGAATACCCTTTAGAAAGGGAAGAACTACACTTTGGGGCAACGCGGGGTTTGAGCAATGTTTTTCTGGAAGAAACCGTGCTGCTTGAGATCGACGAAGGCTCACTGTTGGCAGTTGTCATCCATACATCTGAACCAGAACGATAG
- a CDS encoding putative membrane protein, with product MTGTILNIFTVLLGGSIGLFFGAKLPERIRQTVLAGLGLFTASIGLQMFLKTENAMIVLGGLLIGGLCGEWWKIEDGLRSLGGWLEKRFANQTPKDQGGNRFIRGFMTASLLFCIGPMTILGSIQDGLSGDYQLLAIKSVLDGFAALAFASTLGIGVLFSSLVILVYQGGISLLAAQLQAVITEAMMNEMTAVGGILILGLALSSLLEIKPIRVGNFLPALAIAPLIVAILAALGIAIN from the coding sequence ATGACCGGCACAATCCTTAACATCTTCACCGTATTATTAGGTGGAAGCATCGGCTTATTCTTCGGAGCAAAGCTACCCGAACGCATCCGCCAAACCGTCTTAGCCGGTTTGGGTTTGTTTACCGCCAGCATCGGGCTTCAGATGTTTCTGAAGACCGAGAATGCGATGATTGTCCTGGGAGGTTTGTTGATTGGCGGATTATGCGGTGAATGGTGGAAAATTGAAGATGGCTTGCGTTCCTTAGGAGGCTGGCTGGAGAAACGTTTCGCTAACCAGACTCCTAAAGACCAGGGTGGGAATCGCTTCATCCGTGGCTTTATGACTGCTTCACTCCTTTTTTGCATCGGTCCAATGACAATTCTGGGCTCAATCCAGGATGGATTGAGTGGAGATTATCAACTACTGGCAATCAAATCGGTACTGGACGGTTTTGCTGCTTTAGCCTTCGCATCTACCTTAGGTATTGGAGTGCTGTTTTCATCCCTGGTTATCCTGGTCTATCAGGGAGGCATCAGTTTGCTGGCAGCCCAACTTCAGGCGGTGATTACCGAAGCAATGATGAATGAAATGACGGCTGTCGGAGGTATCTTGATTCTGGGTTTGGCGCTCAGTTCTTTACTGGAAATAAAGCCCATTCGGGTCGGCAATTTCCTGCCCGCTCTGGCAATTGCGCCGCTAATCGTCGCCATTCTGGCCGCCCTTGGGATTGCGATAAATTGA
- a CDS encoding Periplasmic thiol:disulfide interchange protein DsbA, giving the protein MGRKVEEKSKRQQLREERLRRQQRQRITTLLIVVGAVLIIVALLIYPTLQQSLAPAGEIVQITPKPRPNANFNAMGDPNAPVKILEFSDYQCPYCKRFSDQTEPLIVENYVATGKVYFEYIPYGPGGYPIGQESTDAALASFCAGEQGKFWEYHDILFANHTGENVGDYTIKRLEAFAQAIGLNMDQYNQCMKEKRYEDKLNEGIALGRQNNVGGTPSFLINGKLIEGAQPYSVFQQEIEAALAAASGQ; this is encoded by the coding sequence ATGGGCAGAAAAGTTGAAGAGAAGTCAAAACGACAACAATTGCGAGAAGAACGCTTGCGCCGTCAACAACGGCAGCGGATCACGACCCTTCTCATCGTGGTTGGGGCAGTCTTGATTATCGTGGCACTGCTGATTTACCCCACACTTCAGCAGTCGCTTGCCCCGGCAGGGGAGATCGTCCAAATCACCCCCAAGCCCCGCCCGAATGCTAACTTTAATGCGATGGGTGATCCCAATGCGCCCGTAAAAATATTAGAGTTTTCAGATTATCAGTGTCCATATTGTAAGAGGTTCTCGGATCAGACCGAACCGTTAATTGTCGAAAATTACGTCGCAACCGGCAAAGTTTATTTTGAATATATCCCCTATGGGCCTGGCGGCTATCCCATTGGGCAGGAGTCCACCGATGCTGCGCTGGCTTCTTTTTGTGCCGGTGAACAAGGGAAGTTCTGGGAATATCATGATATCCTGTTTGCCAACCATACCGGCGAAAACGTGGGAGATTACACGATCAAACGTTTAGAAGCCTTTGCGCAGGCTATTGGGCTGAACATGGACCAATATAATCAGTGCATGAAAGAGAAGCGCTATGAAGACAAGTTGAATGAAGGGATTGCGCTGGGCAGACAAAATAATGTAGGTGGAACACCCTCTTTTCTGATCAATGGCAAGTTGATCGAAGGTGCTCAACCGTATAGTGTTTTCCAACAGGAAATTGAGGCTGCTCTGGCGGCGGCATCCGGGCAATAA
- a CDS encoding Universal stress protein family: MDGKGSRQPLRILFGDDGSEHAYAAAKLICDLPLPSGSEITALAVFPPTRINHYPTIKEQLEATCQQLRDRGILIQSEVKAGDAAETILDMATRQKANLIVVGALGLRATLGIFLGGVAQKVVEYGHCPVLVVRAPYEGLHRVLIVNDGSEHGWNALEYLCHFPLPANVQISILHVIPPLYPEDYATAAWGMGNIPLPPLTTRQTSVAGEKSEEEKIGEGILEKSLATLKEAGYSAETFLRRGDAATEILQLAKEKHVDLIVAGSRGLSQVSAWLLGSVSRKLIHYAKCSVLVVRTV; the protein is encoded by the coding sequence ATGGATGGTAAAGGTTCCCGTCAACCTCTGCGTATCCTGTTTGGAGATGATGGATCAGAGCATGCTTACGCGGCTGCGAAACTGATCTGCGATCTACCTCTCCCAAGTGGAAGTGAGATCACCGCGTTGGCGGTTTTTCCACCAACCCGCATCAACCATTATCCAACGATAAAGGAACAACTCGAAGCTACCTGCCAGCAACTTCGGGATCGGGGGATACTCATCCAATCCGAAGTGAAAGCCGGGGACGCTGCTGAAACAATTTTGGACATGGCAACACGCCAAAAAGCGAATCTCATCGTAGTTGGTGCCTTAGGCTTGCGTGCTACCCTGGGCATCTTTTTGGGTGGTGTTGCCCAAAAAGTCGTCGAATATGGACACTGTCCTGTTTTAGTTGTACGCGCCCCGTATGAAGGGTTACATCGAGTCCTGATCGTCAACGATGGCTCAGAGCATGGGTGGAATGCCTTGGAATATCTCTGTCACTTTCCGCTTCCAGCCAATGTCCAGATTTCCATCTTGCATGTGATTCCGCCGCTTTATCCTGAGGATTATGCTACTGCAGCCTGGGGGATGGGCAATATTCCCTTGCCTCCTCTGACGACCAGGCAAACCTCGGTAGCGGGGGAAAAGAGCGAGGAAGAGAAAATAGGTGAAGGAATTTTGGAGAAAAGCCTGGCAACCCTGAAGGAAGCTGGCTATTCTGCAGAAACCTTCCTGCGGCGCGGGGATGCTGCAACGGAGATTTTACAACTTGCCAAAGAAAAGCATGTCGATCTAATCGTTGCCGGCTCGCGCGGTCTGAGCCAGGTCAGTGCCTGGTTGCTGGGAAGTGTTTCCCGCAAGCTCATTCACTATGCCAAGTGTTCGGTGCTGGTCGTGAGGACAGTCTAA
- a CDS encoding thiamine ABC transporter, transmembrane component encodes MKSVGFRLKWGSALAWALPVFFLGLFYFYPLGSIVLFAGQRLLGEGGRSLQALSPAVFWRVFSFTVYQATLSTLLTVLLGLPAAYLFARYEFRGKTLLRSLSTIPFVLPTLVVAAAFNALFGPRGWANLVAINLLGFREAPFTLTNSLSAILIAHVFYNLTIVLRLVGDVWSRLDPRLNQAARCLGATAWQAFWKVTIPLLLPAIFSASLLVFIFDFTSFGVILILGGPRYATLEVEIYYQMMALFNLPTAVFLSLIQLGCTLGLTVIYNRLSEKVTRPLPLAGQKRVLARLSRPSQKIFAFLVISFLIAFQVLPLFALVGRSVVYAGWERGERGLTMPTLSLTAYQEIFINRRASLFYIPPIRAIAISVAYGLITILFGFAIGLPAAWFLSRQQESTALERLRRWLEPVILLPLGTSSVTLGLGFLLAFGRPPFDLRSSPLLIPLAHTLVAFPFIVRSLLPALRSIRPRYHQAAAVLGADPWEIARRIDLPIIGRAVLVAGVFAFGISMGEFGATALLTRPEYPTLPIAIYRFLGQPGEINYGQAMALSVLLMMITATGMILIEKFRSGEVGEF; translated from the coding sequence ATGAAAAGTGTTGGATTTAGGCTCAAATGGGGCAGCGCCCTGGCGTGGGCGCTCCCCGTTTTTTTTCTCGGCCTGTTTTATTTCTATCCCCTAGGGAGCATTGTTCTTTTCGCCGGGCAAAGGCTTCTCGGCGAGGGAGGAAGGTCATTACAGGCTTTAAGTCCGGCAGTTTTCTGGCGGGTGTTTAGCTTCACAGTTTACCAGGCAACCTTATCCACTCTCTTGACCGTTCTACTCGGCTTACCGGCTGCATACCTGTTTGCCCGCTACGAATTTCGCGGCAAAACACTGTTGCGTTCGCTCAGCACTATCCCTTTTGTACTGCCGACCCTGGTGGTGGCTGCGGCTTTCAATGCCTTGTTTGGTCCACGCGGCTGGGCAAATCTGGTAGCAATCAACCTGTTGGGGTTTCGGGAAGCGCCTTTTACCCTGACAAACAGTCTGTCAGCCATCCTGATTGCCCATGTTTTTTATAACCTGACCATTGTGCTTCGTCTGGTTGGGGATGTGTGGTCGCGATTAGACCCACGCCTGAACCAGGCAGCCCGATGTTTAGGCGCTACCGCCTGGCAGGCGTTTTGGAAAGTTACCATCCCGCTACTTTTGCCGGCAATTTTCTCAGCCTCCCTGTTGGTGTTTATTTTCGACTTTACCTCCTTTGGAGTCATTCTGATCTTAGGCGGGCCGCGTTATGCGACTCTCGAAGTGGAAATTTATTATCAAATGATGGCCCTGTTTAATCTCCCAACCGCGGTATTCTTATCCTTAATTCAGTTAGGTTGCACGCTAGGATTGACCGTAATCTATAACCGTCTTTCTGAAAAGGTGACCCGACCACTTCCCCTGGCAGGGCAAAAACGTGTCCTGGCCCGTCTCTCACGACCCTCGCAGAAGATTTTTGCTTTTCTGGTCATCTCGTTTTTGATCGCCTTTCAAGTTCTTCCGTTATTCGCTCTGGTCGGACGCTCTGTAGTATATGCCGGTTGGGAAAGGGGTGAGCGCGGTTTGACGATGCCTACCCTGAGTCTCACCGCTTATCAAGAAATCTTTATTAATCGGCGGGCGTCGTTGTTTTACATCCCCCCGATTCGGGCGATTGCCATTTCAGTCGCTTACGGGTTGATTACCATCCTCTTCGGTTTCGCCATCGGTCTTCCTGCTGCCTGGTTCTTATCCCGGCAACAGGAATCGACGGCTCTGGAACGCTTGCGACGCTGGTTAGAGCCAGTTATTCTGCTTCCCTTAGGGACGTCATCGGTGACGTTGGGTTTGGGCTTTTTACTTGCCTTTGGGAGACCTCCTTTCGATTTACGCTCTTCGCCGTTGTTGATCCCCTTAGCCCATACTTTGGTGGCTTTTCCTTTTATCGTACGCAGCTTATTACCCGCTCTCCGCAGCATTCGGCCACGCTATCATCAGGCTGCGGCAGTTTTAGGGGCAGATCCATGGGAGATTGCCCGGCGTATTGATCTCCCCATTATCGGACGGGCAGTTTTGGTGGCTGGCGTTTTTGCCTTTGGAATCTCGATGGGAGAGTTCGGCGCAACTGCCCTGTTAACCCGTCCAGAATATCCAACCTTGCCGATTGCCATCTATCGCTTTCTGGGGCAGCCGGGAGAGATAAATTACGGACAAGCCATGGCTTTGAGTGTTCTATTAATGATGATTACCGCTACAGGAATGATTTTGATCGAAAAGTTTCGCAGTGGCGAAGTGGGAGAGTTCTAG